Part of the Fibrobacter sp. UWEL genome, AATGGGCTTGGTTCATACGCCGACAACGATGGCTAATTATTCTGCACCATCAATGATGAAACATCAGGGCTGTCGTAACTTCAAGAAAGTGTTTGAAAAGCCATCTCCGAAGAATGCTGAATATCTTATGGGTTTCCCGCTTGGTGCAAGTTCTCCTGAACCTCAGGGAAAGAACAATCTGAAAAAGTGGGGTGCGTAATGACTGCTTATGAAATAGAGTCGCTACTTCAACGTCTTGGTGTTAGAGAAACTAAGGCTGAAACGTACCCTAATACATATAGCCTTGTTAGCGGAGCTAGTTTTCTAGCACAGCAAGTGAATAACCGTGATTCAGCATCGTGGAAAAAAGCTGAATATATAATACTGACAGATTCTCCTGCGTCTAATAGCATTTTAAATGGTTGGAAACGTCTGACAGAAAGGGACCCATTACCTAGCGCAATTCAAAAATTGTGTGTTCCAACGGATGATGATTTGTTTGATGTGTATGACGCTCAAGGACAGTTTGTTAAAACATCATCTTTGAGAAATATTGTTAGGCACACTCCAGATATTATTGATGTGCTTAATAAACGAAATTCTTCTGCTTGCTCTCTTACTCCCACCCAACTAATCTACTATGGTGTTCCTGGCTGCGGCAAGTCCAAGAAGATTACGGATTTGCTTGAGGCTGCAAAGTTGCATGGCGACATTACCGATGAGGAAACTCAGGTTGCTCGCGTGGTGTTCCATCCGGAATACACCAATGCGGAATTTGTGGGGCAGGTGATGCCGATGGTCAAGCCCGCGGGCGGTGTAGATTATCATTTTGCAGCAGGTCCTTTTACTCGCATTCTTGCTCGTGCTTATGCCAATCCTACTAAACCGTACTATTTGATTATTGAAGAAATCAACCGCGGAAATGCGGCTGCTATCTTCGGTGAAATTTTCCAGCTTTTGGACCGTCATAAAAAAGGTGAGTCTGATTCTGTAGGCGGCAATACATATACGGCGGGCTGGAGCAAATACTTTGTGGATCATGTGGACGTGAACGGAATAATTCGCAAGGAAATTTCAGACACGCAGTATGAATCGGACGCAGAAAAGCCGACCGTCAATTTCACTGCGAATACGGCAATTCGTCTCCCGCCAAATCTTTCCATCTACGCCACCATGAACACCAGCGACCAGAATGTGTTCACTTTGGATAACGCCTTTAAGCGTCGCTTTGATTCCGAACTCATCAGGAATTCCCTGGAAGGTGCCGAACATGATGCCCAGCGTGAAACGAAGATTGAAGGCACGGAAGTGACCTGGGGTAAATTCTGGAAAGCAATCAATGATTTGATTCTTGAAAAGCATTCTTCCATGACCAGCTCCGAAGACAAACGCCTTGGCGCCTATTTCATCGTGGGCGAAGAAAAGACTGCGGAAGATGGGACCACCTATCGCGAAATTTTGAAGAAACTCTTTGGCGAGAAGGTGCTGGAGTATCTTTGGGACGATGCTTTCAAATACAAGCGTAAGGAAGTGTTTAAGGAAGAATGCAAGTCTGTTGAATCGCTGATTGAAAAATTTACCAGCGGTGGTTTTCCTGCGGTGTTCAAAAATCTGGAATTCTAGGAAAACGTAAATGTCTGTCGGTTTCAAAAACTTTTGCATTTTGCAAAATGATTTGCAGGATGCAAATGAAGGATTCGTAGGAGTAAAGTTTGCGGAAGGTAAACCGCAAATCTATTTCCCCTACGGATGTTTTCAGAATTTTGAAATCGTATCCGATAACGCTCCTTCTGATGAAGAACTTCGCCAAGCATTCGCCAGCTTGATGAACGTTCTCTCGGATCAAAGCTTGATAAGCGACGCGGAGAATTCCAACTACGCTTCGTCTCTTGAATTTGAAGCCAAACTGGATTTTCCGTTCCAGGAATTTTTCTATGTCCTTGATTATTACTTGAACTTTGGCTTGTACAAGGAAACGGAAAAAATCTACAAGCAGGGCGTTCACGGAAAAGTCAATTGGAGCCGAACCATAAAGCATATCCGTCCGCAGGTTGTCGAAAGTGAGCGAGGCACGGAAATAGTTTATCTGAACTTGATCTCAAGTTGCAATTCTCAAAATGAAAATCAGCTTGTCTCTTTGATTCATGAATTCTGCGTGGCCCAGGCGCAAAGGCTGATTAGTCCGCTTTATGGCATCGATGCGGATGTTGAACCCACTCTTGATTTTGACTACGAACTTTTCTCTGCGGTACTCAACGAAAAATGTTCCAAGACGTTTAACGATCGCAAGCTACGGCTTTTCCATGCCATGCAAGTGATTGTAGAATACTTGCAAGGGAATGCGGTTGATGGCGCCTTAAGCGAGTATTGTTACGGTGTATCCAGTTTTGCCCCGGTCTGGGAAAGAATGCTGGACCGCATCTTCGGCAACATTCTTGAATGTGAAAAGAAGAATTTCAATCCACATTGCGAATGGCGTCTCGCGGGCGGTACAAGAAATGCAGACGACCAGAAATTCGCCATGCGTCCAGATACCATCATGCGGCTTGGCGAAGAGCTCTTTGTAGTTGATGCGAAATTCTACACCAGGAACAATCTTCCCACGTCGAGTTCCATCAGCAAGCAAATCGTGTACGCGCAGTTTGTGGAGCAAAAGGGCTTCGCGAATCCCGACAAAATTTTCAACGTATTCCTGCTGCCGTATTGCTGTGACAGAGAAGACGTCTCGCAGAACCCCGGCCACTATAAAATGAACTTCCTAGGGACCGCCCATGCCGACTGGGTTGACAATTCCAAACCTTACCACAAAATCATCGGTGTTCAACTAGACGTAAGATCCGTAATGCGAGATTACCGCCGAAACGACATCGCGCAATACAAATTAGCGGAAATCGTGAAAGAAGCTTTGTGTCAAAGGAATAGTGATGATGTGTCAAAAAATGTGGTTATGTAATCGCGACTCCGCAAGCCCCCTAAGTGAAAAAAAAGAAAACCTCGCATTTCTGCGAGGTTTCTTGTGTTTTATAAGATTGGTTTAGATGGCGTCCTTTAAGATGATTCCGCCGTTTAAGTATCGATGGATGACTGAGTTGATCAGCGTCTAGGACCTTTGACAACCAATTTCATTTTGCGAAATCTTTCTTCGGTCTCGTAGTCCCTCTTGAAATCGCCTCTTTCGATAGCCTCCATGAGCACTCTTTCTTCTTCGTCAAGAGGCTTGTCTATCACTTCGTATTTTTTCATAAGCCCTCCTTTTGATGCTTTCTTGACCTAAATGCGGTTATGCGTGATGCGTGAAAATTCTGGTGGCCGTCGCCATCGAATCGAAAACAATGTGATGGGATGATTCTGCAAAAATACTGGCAGGGGCCTACCCTGGCGTTACTTGGAAGCGGTGCTTCTATACCTGCGATATGGGGATGTTATGCCGGATTAAGTCCGGCATTTCTTTTGATGTTCTTGTATCGTATTTTTGAACAAAAAATTCTTAACGATACAAAATTTCTTTAAAATTCTTAAAAATCTAACGTTTGTGTGTTGTCAAAACATTGATTTTTTAATTTTGCTAGGTATATTTGTTCTTGGAGATTAGGAGGTCTTCATGAAAAAAATCATTGAATATACGGATTACCGCAGATACATTGCAGATTACTATGCGGATCGGAAAACCCGTCGGTCATTTACCTGGCGCGAGTTTGCCAAGAGTGCCGGATTCTCTTCGCCAGTCTATCTAAAGCTGGTTGCCCAGGGCTTGTATAACTTGAGTGACGCCGCTGTTGAACGGGTTGCCGCTGCTATGGAACTGAAGGACTGGGAAGTCGACTACTTCAGAACTCTGGTCAACTTGAATCACGCGAAGGACGACGAATCCAGAAGAAACCTCTTCAACGAGATGCTTCGTATTGCAGCGATCCACAAGGCGACCGTCGTAGAAGGGGATTCCTTCCGATATTTTAGCGATTGGAAGAATCCTGTGATTCGCGAACTCGCTCCTGCTATGGCTGGTGCGAAACCCTTGGCCATGGCGCATGCGGTGCTGCCGAAAATTACGGCTGCTGAAGTTTCTGAAACTCTGGCTTTCTTGGTAAAGACGGGTCTTCTGGAAAAGAGTGCCGACGGAAGCTACCGCCAGACAGAACAGTTTGTGACGACGGGACCCATGGAAGTGACTCCGGTGGCTGTTCGCAATCTTCACCGTCAGATGGGTGAACTTGCTCTGGAAACCATCGAGGGCGTATCTCAGGAGGAACGTCACTTTTCTGGACTTACCATGGGACTTTCCGAAAAGTCCTACAAGAAGGTTGTTCAGAAAACCGCTGAGTTCAGAAAAAGTGTGGCGGACATTGTTATGGCTGACGACAAGATGGAACGGGTCTATCGCTTGAATCTGCAACTGTTTCCGTTGTCAAAAAAAATTTCTGGGGAAAATAAATAGGAGGATGTTATGAAAAAATGGTTTAATAAAATAGGTGCAGGCCTAATGACTGTTACTGCCGTAGGAACAGCGGCGCTGATGGGCTGTGCGGATAATGGAAGCGACATGGCCAACAATGGCGTGTCCGAAGAAACGGGTATTGCACTGCGTGGATCTGTGCAGGTGGCTAGATTTTTGGAAGATACATCTAATCTTTCGCCGGATTCCCTGGTTCTTAGCGGGAACATTGCTGTCCAATCCTACAAGGTCGATAAAATTGAATTCTGTGTTCTGGACGCCAAAACATTTGCTGTCTCTGAGGAATGCCTGATGTTAAAAATGGATGGCCAGACGGATTTTAGTCTGGAAATCGGAAACGTTGATTGGCAATACGGGCTCCTTAGGGTAATCGGAAGCTGGGCGGGGAAACAAAATACGGCCTATCAGGCTGTTGTTGAAAGAAATAATCCTTCCGTCGCCAATGTGAATACGCTTACGGACTGGAAGTACCATCAGGTTCAGAAACTGGTGGAATCCGGCTCCACAGTTGAGCAGGCAATGGGACATGCAGAACGCGATATTCTTGAATCGATTGGTGTTTACGGAGAATACAGTTCCTTTGGTCAAATGGATTTGAGCGGAGGAACAAGGTCTGATGCTGTATTGATGGCAGCGACCTTCCTGTTACCTAAACCGGGTGAATTTGAAAATGTTGCGGACTATAGTATTGGAATGGTTAGAGTTGATTATTTGTTTGGTTTTGTTCGCAGTCCTATTTTCTGGCAGTATCTGAATGTGGAACGTCCCGATGAAGATGTTGTAAATCTTGTGGAAAAATATGTGTCCAATTACATAGCGGAGTATTCTGATTTTGCCCGTTGTAATGAAGAAAACGAAGGTGAGAACTTGCCTATAACGGGTGATCTTGCCCGAAGATTACGATATGCCAAAGATTATAGTTTGGTGTGCGAAGATGGTCTTTGGGGATGGACCTCCCAGAAACTTGAACATACGGCAGGATCGATGAAGGATTCACGTGACGGTCGTGTTTATAAGACTACGTCCTTTACGGTAAACGGTGTTGTTCAAACCTGGATGGCAGAAGACTTGAAGTACGAATTACAGGGCTCCGTCTGCTTGCTGGGCGCCGACAGTCTTTGCGAAAAGTATGGCCGCCTTTACACCTGGCCAGATGTAATGCTTTTGGATACAACTGGCTTTACTGGACCCATTGAAGGACATGGTTCTGTTGCTAATGTATCTGATAAAGAAGAAGTGAACCAGTGCGTTGCAGATAATCTGAAGCTTTTTAGGGAAGACATGGAAGAGTATTATGATGCCGACTACGTCAATGATTCCGAATATGCTTTAGAATACGATAGTCTTGATGCCTACAAGGAATGCGTGGGATGGGGGCTACGTTATCAGGAAATGTTAGAAAATGTGAATGTTCAAAACCACCAAGGCATTTGCCCCGATGGCTGGAGAATTCCTACGGCAAAGGACTGGGAGCTTTTAGTGGAATATGCGGGAGGGAATGTTTTTGCAGTCAAGAATCTCCTTAAGGATGGAGAGTGGGGGATAACTAAAGTTCGATTAGATGAGTATGGCAAATTGCAGATGAAAGTGAGGGCGCCCGATGCCATTGAATTTTCTGCGGTTCCAAATGTTTCTTCTAGCAATGGTTTCTATGCGACCATCCCCAATGGAGGAGAAACTGGTGAGGATGACGATGGAAACGTTGAATTGTTAAACGTCATCTCGAACATTGCTTCCATCAAGAGGATCTCTGTTGGAATGAATTATTACGATGGAAGCCGACTCGAAAAGATGGGCGTCCGCTGCATCAAGGCGGAATAAAAGAACTGGTTAGGAGGAAGAGTCCCGCGGATGCGTCCGCGGGATTTTTTCTCCGACATTCTCCAAAACGGTCATTTGCGAAATGGCGATTTGGTTTAGCAGCTGCATTTTTAATTATACCGAATTCGGTACAATTAAAATCGGGATTGTAGAATATTAGAAGCGAAAATTGTGAAAAGGGAAATCTCGCGAAATAATGCGGCTATATCTAGCGAAAACGCGCTTAAAATGCTTTGAGTGATGCTCGGGAAAAATTACAGTTCGTCCATCAACAAAAAGTCTTTTAGCTTGATGTGCCGGACTGTACTTGTGGAATAGTCAATTTCGTCGTTTGTGATAAGGATCTTTTCGTGGAGATTGTCAAGTTCGGCGAATGCTCCCAATTCGCGGTCGTACGTGCCTTGATCAACGACGGAATAGGCCACTTGTATGAAGTACTTTTTTTGACCTTTTTGTGCGCAGAAGTCAATTTCTTGTTTGCCTGAATAAACGGTTAGAGAATAGCCCATGTAGAGCAATTCGTTGTAGACGACATTCTCCAAATTGTGGGTCAGGTCAAAGCGGTTGTCCATGACGCGGATGGAATTGAATGCTACGTCGGCGTTGTAAATCTTTTCAAAGAAGTTGAGTTCCCGTTTGGCCTTGGTGGAGTATTGCCTTATGGAACTTATGATGTAGGCTTCCTTAAGGTAGGCGAGGTATTTTGTGACCGTGTTAATGGAGCATTCCGAGAATTGCCCCTTGATGTAGTTGTAGATTGCTTTTGCTGAAAAAATCCTTGCGTTGGAAATCAAAACGTAGTTGGCTAGTTTTTTAAACAGTTCCTGTTTCTTGATCTTGTAACGGTTAATGATGTCGTTCAAGACGATTGTCTGGTCAAGATCGTTCAGGTATCGGCGAGTAGCGTCGTCGGAATCAAATTCAAGACGCTTTGGGAAACCGCCATAGACAAGGTAGTCCGGGATGGTGGCCGTTTTCCCCAGTTGATCGCAGTACTCTACGATTTCTTTGTATACGAACGGATTTATTTGAAAAGCAACGTAGCGGCCGCTGAGTTCCTTCGTAAATTCCTTGGACAAAAGCTTGGAATTGGAGCCCGTGATGAAAACGGAGCAGTCCCGTAGGCGAAGTGTTTTGCATGCCTGTGCCCAGTCCCTCACGTTTTGGACTTCGTCAAGAAAAAGGTAGCACAAACCCTTGCGTCTTTTTTTCTCTACGTATTCCAGCAGCGAGTCACAATCGCTGATGGTGTTGGCGACTGCTCGGTCCTCGAAATTGAGGTAGATGATGTTCTTGCTTTTTTTCCCGATTTCTTCCCTGACCTGGTCGAGAACCACCGATTTACCGCACCGACGGATCCCGGTGATGATTTTTACCAGGTCGCTGCTGTAGAATTCTCGTATGGGCGCAATGTATTTTTCACGGAAAATCATAGAAATCCCTCGGGAAAAGAAAGTGAAAACTTTTTAATAAAAATACAAAAGTTTTCAGTTGAAGTGAAAACTTTTTTAAATACGAAGAAAAGTTTTCAGATGGACGTGTTGCAGGTTATGGACGGTCCTCCCTTGGTAAAGGGGAGAAAAGAAGAAAAACCTAATGAACGTCCGGAATTCGCAATCGCTTTGCGATTGCTCAGGGGTTCGGGGGCGTAGCCCCTGAGTGATAAAAAAGAAGCACTGCTTTTGCAGTGCTTCTTTTTTCGGGTGGATGACCGGACTCGAACCGACAACATCCAGAATCACAATCTGGGACTCTAACCAATTGAGCTACATCCACCATGAATGTGTGCCAAATATAAAAAAGCCACCCCGAATTTCAAGGGTGACTCATACTTTTTTTTGAAAAACCTGCTTTTACTGCCTGCAGGGCCAAATTTCAAGGAATTAGGCGTTTTTCATCTTGGACATGATGCGCAGGAAGTTGGAACGCTTGAAGTCGTTACGATGTTCGTCGCAGAAACGGGGGTAGATGTACTGCTTGGGGAAGATGCGGATGGTGAACTTCTCGTTGCAGCCTTCCAGACAGCACTTGAAGGTCAGGTCCATGGATTCCGTGTAGTTGTGGCGGAAGATGATGTTCTTGGACTCGATGTTCTCGATGTCCTTCTTCTGCTTCTGACGCTGCTTGATGTCGCGGTGCAGTTCGCAGTACTTGGCGATCGGATGGCCCCAGAATTCGCGGCCGCAGCCCGGTTCCTGGCAGACTTTCAACTTAATACGCTTCTTTTTCTTGTACTTAGGTAACTGCATAAAGACCTCATTTAAGAAAACAGGCGGGTGCGACCCCTTCCATTTTGTTAAAAGATAGTAAAAAATGAAAAAAAGTCGTACAAATGGCTTCATTACAACGTGTATATAGGGAGACATTTTTTTGATACGAGGTTTTTCATGATTTTTCGAGCTGGTCGAGCGGTCGCAGGGCCCTTTTTCTGGGTGATGTTCTGCACGGTGGGTTGGATGCTGGTGGCGGCCCTGGTACTTTGCCTGTGGGGGTGTTACAACGAGACGGGGGAGGAGGAGGGCTCGCCTGGGCGGGTGACGTTCCTGGACGTGGGGCAGGGGCTGGCGGTGCTGCTGGAGCAGGACGGACTGTTCGCCATGTACGACATGGGGCCTGATTCCGCGGGGGTGCTGGATACCCTGCGGGAGCGTGGCGTTGATACTCTGGAATGGGCGGTTATTGGCCATAATCATCGGGATCACGGAGGTTCAGTATTGGAAATGACCCAAGGAGCGGCGCCTTTTGTCCGCAGATTGTACGTGGGGCCGGATACTGCCGGCGGTTTCGTGAGGGACAGTGTCCTTCGGGTGGCTGACCGCCTGAAGATTCCCGTGGATACCCTCTACCGTGGGGATGAACTTTCCCTAGGGAGCTTGAAGTTGAAGGTGCTCTGGCCTGCAAGTTTTATGCGGGTAGGGGACAACGGGGCGAGTCTCGTCCTGCGGGGAACCGCGGAGGAAGCCTCTTTCCTCCTGACAGGCGATCTGGACTCCGCGGGAGAGCGGGGCCTGCTGGAGCTATCAACCGATGTGATGTCTGATTTGCTGCAGGTAGGGCACCACGGTTCCGCGGGTAGCAGCTCACTGCGGTTCCTCTCCCGGGTGGCGCCTCGTCTGGCGGTCATCAGCGTGGGGTCTCATAACGGGTATGGCCACCCAACAGAAAACGTACTGCGGAAACTGCAGTACGTTCTAGAAGCCCCGACGGACTCCACCCTCGATTCGCCCATCTCACGGACTGATCGGGAAGGAACCGTTTCCTACCAGATCATCCCCGGGGTGGGTATCTTGAAGGAATAAAGGGACCTTAATAATTTACTCCCCGAAGCCGACGCGGGCTTGGAAGTGGCAGCGGGCTTTGAGGGGATTGCCTTTCATGTCCTCGGCATTCATGCCGAAGAAGACGGCGTGATGCTTGCTGTCCTTGAATCGCAGGATGTCCACTTTTTCGTGGAGGGGAACCTGATGGATGTAGTTCAGCTGGATGGAACGGACTCCGCGTTCCTTCATTTCTTCCTTGGTCAGGGCGTCCAGGACCCAGTCCACGTAACGGCAGTGGTTTACGTGATGGTTAATATCGATGTCCGTATTTTTGCCCTGGACCTGATCCACCTTCTTCGGGAAAAATCCGATGGGCAGAATGTCCAGCTTTTCGGGCAGGGCTTCTTCCTTTATGATGGGAATGGGGTAAGGACTTGCGGAGGGCGGGAGCGCCTTTCCGGTTTTAAGATCCACCAGAAGCCAGGAGGAAGTTCCTTCCACCATGATGTTTCCCTGGCCATCTCGAATGATATAGTCTTTGTATATTACTTTGTCCTTATAGTTCTCTTTTGCCCAGGTGGTAACGGTGAGGTTTTCTCCCAGCAGCGGGGCGAAATGATTGAGACGAAGTTTCATGCGGGTAATGGCGCAGCCTACTCCAGCCTTCATCATGTTCCAGAGGCCGTATCCATTGCGTTCGGCGTCGGCGAGAGCCGCTTCTTCGGTGAACTGGAAAAGTCTTGAAAGCTTAAGTCGGCTATATTCGTCGCAGTCGGAAAAACGTACAGAAAATTTAAGTTCTGTGATTTCGTGATTCATCGGGACCTCTCGAAAAAATACTTGCGCTGTAATTTCTATCTTTGGGCTACTCATTGAAACTATATAATTTTTCGGTCTATGGCTAATTCGAATACACGTCCTGAATCCATCCAGTTGCCGGCCCTTAGTTCCTATAACGGCGAAATCCGCGTTCCGGGTTCCAAGAGCATTACCAACCGCGTCTTTTTGATTTCCGCCCTGGCTAAAGGTGTGACCAAGCTGCACAATTTGCTGCGCAGTGACGATACCCGCTATATGGGCGAGGCTCTCAAGGAACTGGGCGTGAATATCCAGATGTCCGAAGACTTTACGGAAGCGGTGGTGGAAGGTAACGGTGGCCCTCTGAACGCTCCGGAAAATGCGGATGGCGACTTTGTGGCGGATTTGTTCTTAGGGAATGCGGGAACTGCCATGCGTTCCCTTTGTGCTGCTTTGACCCTGGGCGAAGGCGAGTTTAACCTGACCGGTATTGACCGCATGAAGGAGCGTCCTATCCGCGATCTGGTGGACGCTTTGAAGACTTTAGGTGCAGACGTATCCTATCCGGAAAAGGATGGTTTCCCCCCGGTTCGTATTAAGGCTCATGGCCTGAAGGGCGGTACCGTCAGTGTTCGTGGAAACATCTCTAGCCAGTACCTGACCGCACTTTTGATTTGTGCTCCTTACGCCGAAAGCGAAATGCATATTCATGTGGAAGGCCAGCTGATTTCTGTGCCTTACATCCTGCTCACTCTGGATGTGATGAAACATTTCGGTATCGAAGTGCGTCGCGAAGGCCTCACTGACTTTTACGTCCCGAAGGGTAATTATGTAAGCCCAGGTGACTATATGGTGGAAAGTGATGCAAGTTCCGCTAGCTATCCTTTGGCTGCCGCTGCCATTACTGGCGGTAAGGTTCGCGTGCTGGGTGTGGGTTCTGACTGCCGTCAGGGTGACATTGCCTTTACCAAGGTTCTTACCGCTATGGGCGCTAAGGTGACCATGGGCCCCGACTGGGTGGAGTGCGTTGGTGCTCCGCTGACGGGTGTGGA contains:
- a CDS encoding AAA family ATPase — its product is MLNKRNSSACSLTPTQLIYYGVPGCGKSKKITDLLEAAKLHGDITDEETQVARVVFHPEYTNAEFVGQVMPMVKPAGGVDYHFAAGPFTRILARAYANPTKPYYLIIEEINRGNAAAIFGEIFQLLDRHKKGESDSVGGNTYTAGWSKYFVDHVDVNGIIRKEISDTQYESDAEKPTVNFTANTAIRLPPNLSIYATMNTSDQNVFTLDNAFKRRFDSELIRNSLEGAEHDAQRETKIEGTEVTWGKFWKAINDLILEKHSSMTSSEDKRLGAYFIVGEEKTAEDGTTYREILKKLFGEKVLEYLWDDAFKYKRKEVFKEECKSVESLIEKFTSGGFPAVFKNLEF
- a CDS encoding acyl-[acyl-carrier-protein] thioesterase, whose protein sequence is MNHEITELKFSVRFSDCDEYSRLKLSRLFQFTEEAALADAERNGYGLWNMMKAGVGCAITRMKLRLNHFAPLLGENLTVTTWAKENYKDKVIYKDYIIRDGQGNIMVEGTSSWLLVDLKTGKALPPSASPYPIPIIKEEALPEKLDILPIGFFPKKVDQVQGKNTDIDINHHVNHCRYVDWVLDALTKEEMKERGVRSIQLNYIHQVPLHEKVDILRFKDSKHHAVFFGMNAEDMKGNPLKARCHFQARVGFGE
- the aroA gene encoding 3-phosphoshikimate 1-carboxyvinyltransferase, with protein sequence MANSNTRPESIQLPALSSYNGEIRVPGSKSITNRVFLISALAKGVTKLHNLLRSDDTRYMGEALKELGVNIQMSEDFTEAVVEGNGGPLNAPENADGDFVADLFLGNAGTAMRSLCAALTLGEGEFNLTGIDRMKERPIRDLVDALKTLGADVSYPEKDGFPPVRIKAHGLKGGTVSVRGNISSQYLTALLICAPYAESEMHIHVEGQLISVPYILLTLDVMKHFGIEVRREGLTDFYVPKGNYVSPGDYMVESDASSASYPLAAAAITGGKVRVLGVGSDCRQGDIAFTKVLTAMGAKVTMGPDWVECVGAPLTGVDMNLNDIPDAAMTVAPLALFAKGKTRISGIASWKVKETDRITAIANELRKVGAQVVAGDDFIEITPPEKPTENASIATYNDHRMAMCFSLVALGGVPVTILDPACVNKTYPKYFEDFLKLSK
- a CDS encoding TIGR02147 family protein, whose translation is MKKIIEYTDYRRYIADYYADRKTRRSFTWREFAKSAGFSSPVYLKLVAQGLYNLSDAAVERVAAAMELKDWEVDYFRTLVNLNHAKDDESRRNLFNEMLRIAAIHKATVVEGDSFRYFSDWKNPVIRELAPAMAGAKPLAMAHAVLPKITAAEVSETLAFLVKTGLLEKSADGSYRQTEQFVTTGPMEVTPVAVRNLHRQMGELALETIEGVSQEERHFSGLTMGLSEKSYKKVVQKTAEFRKSVADIVMADDKMERVYRLNLQLFPLSKKISGENK
- a CDS encoding ATP-binding protein, translating into MIFREKYIAPIREFYSSDLVKIITGIRRCGKSVVLDQVREEIGKKSKNIIYLNFEDRAVANTISDCDSLLEYVEKKRRKGLCYLFLDEVQNVRDWAQACKTLRLRDCSVFITGSNSKLLSKEFTKELSGRYVAFQINPFVYKEIVEYCDQLGKTATIPDYLVYGGFPKRLEFDSDDATRRYLNDLDQTIVLNDIINRYKIKKQELFKKLANYVLISNARIFSAKAIYNYIKGQFSECSINTVTKYLAYLKEAYIISSIRQYSTKAKRELNFFEKIYNADVAFNSIRVMDNRFDLTHNLENVVYNELLYMGYSLTVYSGKQEIDFCAQKGQKKYFIQVAYSVVDQGTYDRELGAFAELDNLHEKILITNDEIDYSTSTVRHIKLKDFLLMDEL
- a CDS encoding ComEC/Rec2 family competence protein, with product MLVAALVLCLWGCYNETGEEEGSPGRVTFLDVGQGLAVLLEQDGLFAMYDMGPDSAGVLDTLRERGVDTLEWAVIGHNHRDHGGSVLEMTQGAAPFVRRLYVGPDTAGGFVRDSVLRVADRLKIPVDTLYRGDELSLGSLKLKVLWPASFMRVGDNGASLVLRGTAEEASFLLTGDLDSAGERGLLELSTDVMSDLLQVGHHGSAGSSSLRFLSRVAPRLAVISVGSHNGYGHPTENVLRKLQYVLEAPTDSTLDSPISRTDREGTVSYQIIPGVGILKE
- a CDS encoding FISUMP domain-containing protein, producing MTVTAVGTAALMGCADNGSDMANNGVSEETGIALRGSVQVARFLEDTSNLSPDSLVLSGNIAVQSYKVDKIEFCVLDAKTFAVSEECLMLKMDGQTDFSLEIGNVDWQYGLLRVIGSWAGKQNTAYQAVVERNNPSVANVNTLTDWKYHQVQKLVESGSTVEQAMGHAERDILESIGVYGEYSSFGQMDLSGGTRSDAVLMAATFLLPKPGEFENVADYSIGMVRVDYLFGFVRSPIFWQYLNVERPDEDVVNLVEKYVSNYIAEYSDFARCNEENEGENLPITGDLARRLRYAKDYSLVCEDGLWGWTSQKLEHTAGSMKDSRDGRVYKTTSFTVNGVVQTWMAEDLKYELQGSVCLLGADSLCEKYGRLYTWPDVMLLDTTGFTGPIEGHGSVANVSDKEEVNQCVADNLKLFREDMEEYYDADYVNDSEYALEYDSLDAYKECVGWGLRYQEMLENVNVQNHQGICPDGWRIPTAKDWELLVEYAGGNVFAVKNLLKDGEWGITKVRLDEYGKLQMKVRAPDAIEFSAVPNVSSSNGFYATIPNGGETGEDDDGNVELLNVISNIASIKRISVGMNYYDGSRLEKMGVRCIKAE
- a CDS encoding LlaJI family restriction endonuclease, whose protein sequence is MQNDLQDANEGFVGVKFAEGKPQIYFPYGCFQNFEIVSDNAPSDEELRQAFASLMNVLSDQSLISDAENSNYASSLEFEAKLDFPFQEFFYVLDYYLNFGLYKETEKIYKQGVHGKVNWSRTIKHIRPQVVESERGTEIVYLNLISSCNSQNENQLVSLIHEFCVAQAQRLISPLYGIDADVEPTLDFDYELFSAVLNEKCSKTFNDRKLRLFHAMQVIVEYLQGNAVDGALSEYCYGVSSFAPVWERMLDRIFGNILECEKKNFNPHCEWRLAGGTRNADDQKFAMRPDTIMRLGEELFVVDAKFYTRNNLPTSSSISKQIVYAQFVEQKGFANPDKIFNVFLLPYCCDREDVSQNPGHYKMNFLGTAHADWVDNSKPYHKIIGVQLDVRSVMRDYRRNDIAQYKLAEIVKEALCQRNSDDVSKNVVM